Proteins encoded in a region of the Pseudomonas sp. GOM7 genome:
- a CDS encoding sodium-dependent transporter, producing the protein MTREKPKNLWLSRWGFILAATGSAVGLGNIWKFPYITGEYGGGAFVLMYLACILAIGIPVMMTEIAVGRRGRGSPIDAIGRVVRENGGNPAWKAVGGMAMLAGFMILCFYVVVAGWAFAYTWKMLDGSLTATSVEALGGVFEAHNANPWQLGGWSVLVALLTLWIVAKGVQKGIENAVRWMMPGLALMLVALVGYALSSGSFDAGFAFLFHFDASKITGEALLAALGHAFFTLSLASGAILTYGSYIPDGQSIARTTFMVAICDTLVALLAGLAIFPIIFANGMSPSAGPGLIFMSLPLAFQQMPFGTVFGVLFFAMVSIAALTSAISMIEATVAYLNEKHGISRLRAAIGAGAVLLVISLLAMLSFNLMAGWTPLGKNFFDWLDYLTSRWMMPLGGIFMVVLAGYALRSEIMRDELNLPPAGYALWLFMVRYVSPVLILVVFLHALGWLLFDPVAQWYWIAGAIGLLAIAGELTSPRVLSNLASR; encoded by the coding sequence ATGACCCGTGAAAAACCCAAGAACCTCTGGCTCTCGCGCTGGGGCTTCATCCTCGCTGCAACCGGCTCGGCCGTCGGCCTGGGCAATATCTGGAAATTCCCCTATATCACTGGCGAGTACGGTGGCGGCGCCTTCGTGCTGATGTACCTGGCGTGCATCCTGGCCATCGGTATTCCGGTGATGATGACCGAGATCGCCGTCGGCCGCCGTGGTCGCGGCAGCCCCATCGACGCCATCGGCCGCGTGGTTCGCGAGAACGGCGGCAACCCGGCGTGGAAGGCAGTGGGCGGCATGGCCATGCTCGCCGGTTTCATGATCCTGTGCTTCTACGTGGTCGTCGCCGGCTGGGCCTTCGCTTACACCTGGAAGATGCTCGACGGTTCGCTGACAGCCACCAGCGTCGAGGCGCTTGGCGGGGTGTTCGAGGCGCACAACGCCAACCCCTGGCAACTGGGTGGCTGGAGCGTGTTGGTGGCGCTGCTGACCCTGTGGATCGTGGCCAAGGGTGTGCAGAAGGGCATCGAGAACGCTGTGCGCTGGATGATGCCGGGGTTGGCGCTGATGCTCGTGGCGCTGGTCGGTTATGCCCTGAGCAGTGGCAGCTTCGATGCCGGTTTCGCCTTCCTCTTTCACTTCGACGCCTCGAAGATCACCGGCGAGGCGCTGCTGGCGGCGTTGGGCCATGCCTTCTTCACCCTCAGCCTGGCTTCCGGTGCCATCCTCACCTATGGCTCCTACATTCCCGATGGCCAGTCCATCGCCCGTACCACCTTCATGGTGGCCATCTGTGACACCCTGGTGGCGTTGCTGGCTGGCCTGGCGATCTTCCCGATCATCTTCGCCAACGGCATGAGCCCCAGTGCCGGGCCGGGGCTGATCTTCATGAGCCTGCCGCTGGCCTTCCAGCAGATGCCCTTCGGCACGGTGTTCGGCGTGCTGTTCTTCGCCATGGTGTCGATCGCCGCGCTCACTTCGGCGATCTCGATGATCGAAGCCACCGTGGCCTACCTGAACGAGAAGCACGGCATCAGCCGTCTACGCGCGGCCATCGGTGCAGGCGCGGTGCTGCTGGTGATCAGCCTGCTGGCGATGCTCTCGTTCAACCTGATGGCGGGCTGGACGCCGCTGGGCAAGAATTTCTTCGACTGGCTGGATTACCTGACCTCGCGCTGGATGATGCCGCTGGGTGGCATTTTCATGGTGGTGCTGGCCGGCTATGCACTGCGCAGCGAGATCATGCGTGACGAGCTGAACCTGCCACCGGCTGGCTATGCCTTGTGGTTGTTCATGGTGCGCTACGTCAGCCCGGTGCTGATTCTGGTGGTGTTCCTGCACGCCCTGGGCTGGCTGCTGTTCGACCCGGTGGCGCAGTGGTACTGGATCGCCGGCGCCATCGGCCTGCTGGCAATTGCCGGTGAGCTGACCAGCCCTCGAGTACTGAGCAATCTGGCCAGCCGCTGA
- a CDS encoding SDR family oxidoreductase gives MHPYFSLAGRTALVTGGTRGIGLMIAKAFVEAGAHVYVCARDGEACAQTAAELSALGRCTGLAANLASEEGVHALARELGERIERLDILVNNAGTTWGAPLESYPAKGFEKVMQLNVTSVFGCIQQLLPLLRKAGSAERPARVINIGSVAGISAMGEHAYAYGPSKAALHQLSRMLAKELVSEHINVNVIAPGRFPSKMTRFIAEDEAALAADTALIPMQRWGREEEMAALALSLAGSAGAYMTGAIIPIDGGFHLG, from the coding sequence ATGCATCCTTACTTCTCCCTTGCCGGGCGCACGGCCCTGGTCACCGGCGGCACCCGCGGTATCGGCCTGATGATCGCCAAGGCCTTCGTCGAGGCTGGCGCCCATGTCTATGTCTGCGCCCGCGACGGCGAAGCCTGCGCGCAGACCGCCGCCGAGCTCTCTGCGCTCGGCCGCTGTACCGGCCTGGCTGCCAATCTGGCCAGCGAGGAAGGCGTGCACGCCCTGGCCAGAGAACTGGGCGAGCGCATCGAGCGCCTGGATATCCTGGTCAACAACGCCGGTACCACCTGGGGCGCACCGCTGGAAAGCTACCCGGCCAAGGGCTTCGAGAAAGTCATGCAGCTCAACGTCACCTCGGTGTTCGGCTGCATCCAGCAACTGCTGCCGCTGCTGCGCAAGGCCGGCTCGGCAGAGCGACCGGCGCGAGTGATCAATATCGGTTCGGTGGCGGGCATCAGCGCCATGGGCGAGCACGCCTATGCCTATGGCCCGAGCAAGGCGGCCCTGCATCAGTTGTCGCGCATGCTGGCCAAGGAGCTGGTGAGCGAGCACATCAACGTCAATGTGATCGCGCCGGGGCGCTTTCCCAGCAAGATGACCCGCTTCATCGCCGAGGACGAAGCGGCCCTGGCCGCCGATACAGCGCTGATCCCGATGCAGCGCTGGGGCCGCGAAGAGGAAATGGCCGCACTGGCGCTGAGCCTGGCAGGCAGCGCCGGTGCCTACATGACCGGCGCGATCATCCCCATCGACGGCGGCTTCCACCTGGGCTGA
- a CDS encoding fumarylacetoacetate hydrolase family protein: protein MKLASLNQGRDGVLIVVSRDLTRAVCVPQIAFTLQAALDDWAVTRPKLEAIYQRLNDGLLDDAFAFDQTTCHSPLPRAYHWADGSAYVNHVELVRKARGAEMPESFWHDPLMYQGGADAFIPPHAPIRLADEAWGIDLEAELAVITDDVPMGATPAEAAGHIRLLMLVNDVSLRNLIPGELAKGFGFYQSKPSSSFSPLAITPDELGESWKDGKVHRPLVSHINGELFGQPDAGVDMTFNFPTLVAHAAKTRPLGAGSIIGSGTVSNYDRSAGSSCLAEKRMLEIVEQGEAKTPFLKFGDRVRIEMFDAAGQSLFGSIDQVVERYEP, encoded by the coding sequence ATGAAACTCGCATCACTGAATCAAGGCCGCGATGGCGTGCTGATTGTCGTGTCCCGCGATCTGACCCGCGCCGTGTGCGTGCCGCAGATCGCTTTCACCCTGCAGGCCGCGCTGGACGACTGGGCCGTCACCCGGCCGAAACTGGAGGCGATCTACCAGCGCCTCAACGACGGTCTGCTCGATGACGCCTTCGCTTTCGACCAAACGACCTGTCACAGCCCCTTGCCGCGTGCCTATCACTGGGCTGACGGCAGTGCCTACGTCAACCACGTCGAGCTGGTGCGCAAGGCGCGCGGCGCCGAGATGCCGGAATCCTTCTGGCATGACCCGCTGATGTACCAGGGCGGCGCCGATGCCTTTATCCCGCCGCACGCCCCGATCCGCCTGGCCGACGAGGCCTGGGGCATCGACCTGGAGGCAGAGCTGGCGGTGATCACCGACGACGTGCCCATGGGCGCCACGCCAGCCGAAGCGGCCGGTCATATACGCCTGCTGATGCTGGTCAACGACGTGTCGCTGCGCAACCTGATCCCCGGCGAACTGGCCAAGGGCTTCGGCTTCTACCAGAGCAAGCCATCGTCGAGCTTTTCGCCGCTGGCCATCACCCCGGACGAACTGGGCGAGAGCTGGAAGGATGGCAAGGTGCACCGGCCACTGGTGTCGCATATCAACGGCGAATTGTTCGGCCAGCCGGATGCCGGCGTGGACATGACCTTCAATTTCCCGACCCTGGTGGCCCACGCCGCCAAGACCCGGCCGCTGGGCGCTGGCAGCATCATCGGTTCTGGCACCGTTTCCAACTACGACCGCAGCGCCGGCTCCTCCTGCCTGGCGGAAAAACGCATGCTGGAGATCGTCGAGCAGGGCGAGGCGAAGACGCCATTCCTCAAGTTCGGCGACCGGGTGCGTATCGAGATGTTCGACGCGGCTGGCCAGAGCCTGTTCGGTTCCATCGATCAGGTGGTGGAACGCTATGAGCCATAA
- a CDS encoding CTP synthase C-terminal region-related (seleno)protein — MYSKCRVKVALVGDYNTAITAHRAIPEALDLASEALGVAVEYHWLGTERILDDASLLAYDGIWCVPGSPYAATEGALRAIRFAREQGVPFLGTCGGFQHALLEYARNRLGWTDAEHAELSPQAQTPLIAPLACALQDVSERVHLVSGSRIAELYGVREISEQYLCRYGLDDAFVEPLMVQALKASGHDEAGAVRAIELEDHPFFIATLFQPERAALEGRLPPLVAGLVGACAVQSVHEAQQDAVA; from the coding sequence ATGTACAGCAAATGTCGAGTCAAGGTCGCCCTGGTGGGTGACTACAATACGGCGATCACTGCGCACCGCGCCATTCCCGAGGCTCTGGATCTGGCCAGCGAGGCGCTGGGCGTGGCGGTCGAATACCACTGGCTGGGCACCGAGCGCATTCTCGATGACGCGAGCTTGCTGGCCTACGATGGCATCTGGTGCGTACCGGGCAGCCCCTATGCCGCCACCGAAGGCGCGTTGCGCGCTATCCGCTTCGCCCGCGAGCAGGGCGTGCCATTTCTCGGCACCTGTGGCGGCTTCCAGCACGCGCTGCTGGAGTATGCGCGTAACCGCCTGGGTTGGACGGATGCCGAGCACGCCGAGTTGTCACCACAGGCACAGACTCCGCTGATCGCGCCGCTGGCCTGTGCTCTGCAGGACGTCAGTGAGCGTGTGCACCTGGTATCGGGCTCGCGTATCGCCGAGCTGTATGGCGTACGCGAGATCAGCGAGCAGTACCTGTGCCGTTATGGCCTCGATGATGCTTTCGTCGAGCCGTTGATGGTCCAGGCGTTGAAGGCCTCCGGGCACGATGAGGCCGGTGCCGTGCGTGCCATCGAACTTGAGGATCATCCCTTCTTCATCGCCACCCTGTTCCAGCCTGAACGCGCTGCTCTGGAAGGGCGCTTACCGCCGCTGGTCGCAGGCCTGGTCGGCGCTTGCGCGGTGCAGTCGGTGCACGAGGCGCAGCAGGACGCGGTGGCATGA
- the maiA gene encoding maleylacetoacetate isomerase, with product MLKLYGYWRSSAAYRVRIALNLKGLAYQQVPVHLVKDGGQQHGADYRALNPQQLLPLLVDEENGGVRIPQSLAILEYLEEIFPVPALLPADPAERAQVRALALHIACDVHPLNNLRVLQYLASELGASDEAKNAWYRHWVALGLAAVEEGLAAFDGRLSLGQRPGYLEACLIPQLYNARRFNCDLAAYPRIVAMAARCEPLEAFRLAAPEVQADAQ from the coding sequence ATGCTGAAACTCTATGGCTACTGGCGCTCCAGCGCCGCCTACCGGGTGCGTATCGCCCTGAACCTCAAGGGCCTGGCTTACCAGCAGGTGCCGGTGCATCTGGTCAAGGATGGTGGGCAGCAGCACGGCGCCGACTACCGCGCGCTGAACCCGCAGCAGTTGCTGCCGCTGCTGGTGGACGAAGAAAACGGCGGCGTGCGCATCCCCCAGTCGCTGGCGATCCTCGAATACCTGGAAGAAATCTTCCCGGTGCCGGCGCTATTGCCGGCCGACCCGGCCGAGCGTGCCCAGGTGCGGGCGCTGGCACTGCATATCGCCTGCGATGTGCATCCGCTGAACAATCTGCGCGTGCTGCAGTACCTGGCCAGCGAACTGGGCGCCTCCGACGAGGCGAAGAACGCCTGGTACCGCCATTGGGTCGCGCTCGGTCTGGCTGCGGTGGAGGAGGGCCTGGCCGCATTCGACGGGCGCCTGTCGCTCGGTCAGCGACCTGGATATCTGGAAGCCTGCTTGATTCCGCAACTGTATAATGCGCGGCGTTTTAACTGTGACCTTGCCGCGTACCCACGCATCGTCGCCATGGCGGCGCGCTGTGAACCCCTGGAGGCCTTCCGACTGGCCGCGCCGGAGGTGCAAGCCGACGCCCAGTGA
- a CDS encoding homogentisate 1,2-dioxygenase → MSRQWIRFPLREGECSRQAHCDLPLGTYEREMGREGFFGPTAHLHHKHPPTGWIDWEGPLRPHAFNFNDIPSERDCPLAAPLTLHNADVKLRVWRTHGAMRHLVRNADGDELLFVHEGAGHLYCDFGHLEYRDGDYLLIPRGTAWRIEASTPSYFLLIENSDGAYQLPDKGLLGPQAIFDLAVLEHPHIDDAFKAQQDENTWQIRIKRRGQISTVTYPYNPLDVVGWHGDNTVVRLNWRDIRPLISHRYHLPPSVHTTFVANGFVVCTFTPRPVESDPGALKVPFFHNNDDYDEVLFYHRGNFFSRDNIEQGMVTLHPCGFPHGPHPKALKKSQEDPATFIDEVAVMIDTRRALEVSDAAAAVDVAEYVNSWRAPGTQA, encoded by the coding sequence ATGAGCCGTCAATGGATCCGCTTTCCCCTGCGTGAAGGCGAGTGCTCGCGCCAGGCGCACTGCGACCTGCCGCTGGGCACCTACGAGCGCGAAATGGGCCGCGAGGGTTTCTTCGGCCCCACCGCGCATCTTCACCACAAGCATCCGCCCACCGGCTGGATCGACTGGGAAGGCCCGCTGCGCCCGCATGCCTTCAACTTCAACGACATCCCCAGCGAGCGCGACTGCCCGCTGGCGGCGCCGCTGACCTTGCACAATGCCGACGTCAAGCTGCGCGTCTGGCGCACCCATGGCGCCATGCGCCATCTGGTGCGCAATGCCGATGGCGACGAGCTGCTGTTCGTCCACGAGGGGGCAGGGCACCTGTACTGCGATTTCGGTCATCTGGAATACCGCGACGGCGACTACCTGCTGATCCCGCGCGGCACCGCCTGGCGTATCGAGGCCAGCACACCGAGCTATTTCCTGCTGATCGAGAACTCAGACGGTGCCTACCAGTTGCCGGACAAGGGCCTGCTCGGCCCACAGGCGATCTTCGACCTGGCAGTGCTGGAGCATCCGCACATCGATGACGCCTTCAAGGCGCAGCAGGACGAAAACACCTGGCAGATCCGAATCAAGCGGCGCGGCCAGATCAGCACCGTGACCTACCCCTACAACCCGCTGGACGTGGTTGGCTGGCACGGCGACAACACCGTGGTGCGCCTGAACTGGCGCGACATTCGCCCGCTGATCAGCCATCGCTACCACCTGCCGCCGTCGGTGCACACCACCTTCGTCGCCAATGGCTTCGTGGTCTGCACCTTCACCCCGCGCCCGGTGGAATCCGACCCCGGCGCGCTCAAGGTGCCGTTCTTCCACAACAACGATGACTACGACGAAGTGCTGTTCTACCACCGCGGCAACTTCTTCAGCCGCGACAACATCGAGCAGGGCATGGTCACCCTGCATCCGTGCGGCTTCCCCCATGGGCCGCACCCCAAGGCGCTGAAGAAGAGCCAGGAGGATCCAGCCACCTTCATCGACGAGGTGGCTGTGATGATCGACACCCGGCGCGCCCTGGAAGTGAGCGATGCCGCTGCTGCGGTGGACGTGGCCGAGTACGTCAACTCCTGGCGCGCGCCGGGTACACAAGCTTAA
- a CDS encoding RNA pseudouridine synthase, translating to MSEPTRLSKRVIELFGCSRREADLYITGGWVTVEGQVVEAPQFKVEDQCVELHPDATLEPVEAVTLLVHCSAGTSAAQLQHLLVRENHWEEDPHAQRILHGHFLRQEQSLPLQSGASGLVVLSQDWRAQRKLREDGAKLEQEYLVDVSGEVPASTFERLKKGLIHKGTQFPPCKASWQSEQRLRFALKNPAPDLLQQICKALGLQIKAIKRIRIGGVPMAKLPAGQWRYLGEKERF from the coding sequence ATGAGCGAACCCACCCGCCTGTCCAAACGCGTCATCGAACTCTTCGGCTGTTCACGGCGCGAGGCTGATCTGTACATCACCGGCGGCTGGGTCACGGTGGAGGGTCAGGTGGTCGAGGCGCCGCAATTCAAGGTCGAGGATCAGTGCGTTGAGCTGCATCCCGATGCCACGCTTGAACCGGTAGAGGCGGTGACGCTGCTGGTGCACTGCTCAGCGGGTACCAGTGCCGCGCAATTGCAGCATCTGCTGGTGCGCGAGAACCACTGGGAAGAGGACCCGCATGCCCAGCGCATCCTGCACGGCCACTTCCTGCGCCAGGAACAGAGCCTGCCGTTGCAGAGCGGCGCCAGCGGCCTGGTGGTGCTCAGCCAGGACTGGCGGGCCCAGCGCAAGCTACGCGAGGATGGCGCCAAGCTGGAGCAGGAATATCTGGTGGATGTCAGCGGCGAAGTGCCGGCCAGCACCTTTGAACGGCTGAAGAAGGGCCTGATCCACAAGGGCACGCAGTTCCCGCCCTGCAAGGCCAGTTGGCAGAGCGAGCAGCGCCTGCGCTTTGCCCTGAAGAACCCGGCACCCGACCTGCTGCAGCAGATCTGCAAGGCGCTGGGCCTGCAAATCAAGGCGATCAAGCGTATCCGCATCGGCGGCGTGCCCATGGCCAAGCTACCGGCCGGGCAGTGGCGCTATCTGGGAGAGAAGGAACGCTTCTGA
- a CDS encoding methyl-accepting chemotaxis protein, translating to MAATVQEVAHNAEMASHAAKEADREAQQGNEVVQQAVDQVHSLATEVEQSAEAIAALDQESSRISSVLEVIRGVAEQTNLLALNAAIEAARAGEQGRGFAVVADEVRALAKRAQDSTEEIETLIGSLQRMAKGAVQQMESSRSLTQRTVALAGQAGEALARITQSVSTIEQMNQQIAAAAEEQSAVAETINESVTRVRDIGEQSATATEQTAVSSAELARLGVELQGLVRQFRT from the coding sequence ATGGCAGCGACCGTGCAGGAGGTGGCGCATAACGCCGAGATGGCCTCGCATGCAGCGAAGGAGGCCGACCGCGAAGCGCAGCAGGGCAACGAGGTAGTGCAGCAGGCGGTGGATCAGGTGCACAGCCTGGCGACCGAGGTGGAGCAATCAGCCGAGGCCATTGCCGCCCTGGATCAGGAGAGCAGCCGCATCAGCAGCGTACTCGAGGTGATTCGCGGTGTGGCCGAGCAGACCAATCTGCTGGCACTCAACGCCGCCATCGAGGCGGCGCGTGCCGGTGAACAGGGGCGCGGTTTCGCCGTAGTCGCCGACGAGGTGCGAGCCCTGGCCAAGCGTGCCCAGGACAGCACCGAGGAAATCGAAACCCTGATCGGCAGCCTGCAGCGCATGGCCAAGGGCGCCGTGCAGCAGATGGAGAGCAGCCGTAGCCTGACCCAGCGTACCGTGGCCCTGGCCGGCCAAGCCGGTGAGGCACTGGCGCGCATCACCCAGTCGGTCAGCACCATCGAACAGATGAACCAGCAGATTGCCGCCGCTGCCGAGGAGCAGAGCGCGGTAGCCGAAACCATCAACGAGAGCGTGACCCGCGTGCGCGACATCGGCGAACAGAGTGCGACGGCCACCGAGCAGACCGCCGTTTCCAGTGCTGAGCTGGCGCGCCTGGGGGTGGAGTTGCAGGGACTGGTGCGGCAATTCCGCACCTGA
- the tsaA gene encoding tRNA (N6-threonylcarbamoyladenosine(37)-N6)-methyltransferase TrmO, producing MKHSVSAVGIVRSCFKEKFAIPRQPHLAPAARGVLELLPPFDQGDAVQGLEQVSHVWLLFLFHQALEDKPRLKVRPPRLGGNQSVGVFSTRATHRPNGIGQSVVRLDKVEPGRLHLSGIDLLDGTPVLDIKPYVPYADAVAEARNDMAGAPPPLIAVEWQAEALEAAHGHGQRLDEPLVALIEQCLAQDPRPAYQQPQPERRYGARFWDLDVHWHYPEPERIRVLDVQVASRG from the coding sequence ATGAAGCACAGCGTCAGTGCGGTGGGCATCGTCCGCTCCTGCTTCAAGGAAAAGTTCGCCATTCCCCGCCAGCCGCACCTGGCACCCGCTGCCCGAGGCGTGCTGGAGCTGTTGCCGCCCTTCGACCAGGGCGACGCCGTGCAGGGGCTGGAACAGGTCAGCCATGTCTGGCTGCTGTTTCTCTTTCACCAGGCCCTGGAAGACAAGCCACGCCTGAAGGTGCGCCCACCGCGCCTGGGCGGTAACCAGTCGGTGGGGGTGTTCAGCACTCGCGCCACCCACCGCCCCAACGGCATCGGCCAGTCGGTGGTGCGCCTGGACAAGGTAGAGCCTGGCCGCCTGCACCTGTCCGGCATCGACCTGCTCGACGGCACGCCGGTGCTGGATATCAAGCCTTACGTGCCCTATGCCGATGCCGTGGCCGAGGCTCGTAACGACATGGCCGGCGCCCCACCGCCACTGATCGCGGTGGAGTGGCAGGCCGAGGCGCTGGAAGCTGCCCATGGCCATGGCCAGCGCCTGGACGAACCGCTGGTGGCACTGATCGAGCAATGCCTGGCGCAGGATCCGCGCCCGGCCTATCAACAGCCGCAGCCAGAGCGCCGCTACGGTGCACGTTTCTGGGATCTGGACGTGCACTGGCACTACCCCGAGCCGGAGCGCATTCGCGTGCTGGATGTGCAAGTGGCAAGTCGCGGCTGA
- a CDS encoding LysR family transcriptional regulator, giving the protein MQYQIDHADLSLVLALVRGRSLARAAELLQVDVSTVFRAVRRLEAALGVALFEKSRRGYEPSEAARALAEQAERAEQALEAARVALELGKQVVSGTVRLTCTDAVLSSLLLPALARFMPSYPALSLELVTSNDFANLSRRDADLALRLTNQPPEHLVGRRLARVSYLVCARDDGQDRSDLPRQSWIAPDESMPDHATVLWRQREMPSVTPSYRCSSMYAVAQLARAGLGVAALPDFVLRSQPDLRALSAPLAGCDTELWLLTRPDCRALRSVQTLFEELSEALMSQDRPAR; this is encoded by the coding sequence ATGCAATATCAGATCGACCACGCCGACCTTTCACTGGTACTCGCTCTGGTGCGTGGCCGCTCCCTGGCGCGGGCCGCCGAACTGCTGCAGGTGGACGTTTCCACCGTGTTCCGCGCCGTGCGCCGCCTGGAGGCGGCGCTGGGGGTAGCCTTGTTCGAGAAGAGCCGGCGCGGCTACGAGCCAAGCGAAGCCGCACGCGCCCTGGCCGAGCAGGCCGAGCGTGCCGAACAAGCGCTGGAGGCTGCGCGCGTGGCCCTGGAGCTGGGCAAACAGGTGGTCAGCGGTACGGTGCGCCTGACCTGTACCGACGCGGTGTTGAGCAGTCTGCTGCTGCCGGCACTGGCGCGCTTCATGCCCAGCTACCCGGCATTGTCGCTGGAGCTGGTGACCTCCAACGACTTCGCCAACCTCAGCCGGCGTGATGCCGACCTGGCCCTGCGCCTGACCAATCAGCCGCCGGAACACCTGGTCGGCCGGCGCCTGGCCAGGGTGTCCTACCTGGTCTGCGCGCGCGACGACGGCCAGGATCGCAGCGACCTACCGCGACAGAGCTGGATCGCCCCGGACGAATCGATGCCGGATCACGCCACAGTGCTCTGGCGCCAACGCGAGATGCCGAGTGTCACCCCCAGTTACCGCTGCAGCAGCATGTACGCCGTGGCGCAACTGGCCCGCGCCGGGCTCGGCGTGGCCGCCCTGCCCGACTTCGTCCTGCGCAGCCAACCCGACCTGCGGGCGCTCAGCGCGCCGCTGGCCGGCTGCGACACCGAACTATGGCTGCTGACTCGCCCCGACTGCCGCGCCCTGCGCTCGGTGCAGACGCTGTTCGAGGAATTGAGCGAAGCCTTGATGAGCCAGGACAGGCCTGCCAGGTAG
- a CDS encoding antibiotic biosynthesis monooxygenase family protein: MIAATPQPPYYVVIFTSVRTEVDAAYAEAAQRMLELAAQQPGFLGVESARSDGLGITLSYWQSEEAILAWREHAEHSAVRERGRAEWYAACTTRVAKVERAYGFQRSV; encoded by the coding sequence ATGATCGCCGCGACGCCGCAGCCGCCTTACTACGTGGTGATCTTCACCTCGGTACGCACCGAGGTGGACGCCGCCTACGCCGAAGCGGCGCAGCGCATGCTGGAGCTGGCCGCGCAGCAGCCTGGGTTTCTGGGTGTGGAGTCGGCGCGCAGCGACGGCCTGGGTATCACCCTGTCCTATTGGCAGAGCGAGGAGGCCATCCTTGCCTGGCGCGAGCATGCCGAGCACAGCGCCGTGCGCGAACGCGGGCGGGCCGAATGGTATGCCGCCTGTACAACCCGTGTGGCCAAGGTGGAGCGAGCCTACGGTTTTCAGCGCTCGGTGTGA
- the hppD gene encoding 4-hydroxyphenylpyruvate dioxygenase: MNAVAKIEQHNPIGTDGFEFVEFTAPSAEGIEQLRQLFTAMGFTETAKHRSKEVWLFQQNDINIVLNGSPSGHVRAFGEKHGPSACAMAFRVRNAAQAAAYVEQQGATLVGSHANFGELNIPCVEGIGGSLLYLVDRYGDKSIYDVDFEYIEGRSPNDNAVGLQCIDHLTHNVRRGQMDVWSGFYERIANFREIRYFDIEGKLTGLFSRAMTAPCGKIRIPINESADDKSQIEEFIREYHGEGIQHIALSTDDIYATVRQLRANGVDFMTTPDTYYEKVDSRVAGHGEPLDQLRELNILIDGAPGDDGILLQIFTNTVIGPIFFEIIQRKGNQGFGEGNFKALFESIEEDQLRRGVISEE; the protein is encoded by the coding sequence ATGAACGCCGTGGCCAAGATCGAGCAGCACAACCCCATCGGAACCGACGGTTTCGAGTTCGTCGAATTTACCGCACCGAGCGCCGAAGGCATCGAGCAACTGCGCCAGTTGTTCACCGCCATGGGTTTCACCGAAACCGCCAAGCACCGCTCGAAAGAGGTGTGGCTGTTCCAGCAGAACGATATCAATATCGTGCTCAACGGCAGCCCCAGCGGGCACGTGCGTGCCTTCGGCGAGAAGCATGGCCCCAGCGCCTGCGCCATGGCCTTCCGGGTCAGGAACGCCGCCCAGGCCGCCGCCTACGTCGAACAACAGGGCGCTACTCTGGTGGGCAGCCACGCCAACTTCGGCGAGCTGAACATCCCGTGTGTCGAAGGCATCGGCGGCTCCCTGCTGTATCTGGTCGACCGCTATGGCGACAAGAGCATCTACGACGTCGACTTCGAGTACATCGAAGGCCGCAGCCCCAATGACAATGCCGTCGGCCTGCAGTGCATCGACCACCTGACCCACAACGTGCGCCGCGGGCAGATGGACGTCTGGTCGGGCTTCTACGAGCGCATCGCCAATTTTCGCGAGATCCGCTACTTCGATATCGAAGGCAAGCTCACCGGCCTGTTCTCCCGCGCCATGACCGCGCCGTGCGGCAAGATCCGCATCCCGATCAACGAGTCGGCCGATGACAAATCGCAGATCGAGGAATTCATCCGCGAATACCACGGCGAGGGTATCCAGCACATCGCCCTGTCCACCGACGACATCTACGCCACCGTGCGTCAGTTGCGCGCCAACGGCGTGGACTTCATGACCACCCCGGACACCTACTACGAGAAGGTCGACAGCCGTGTTGCCGGCCATGGCGAGCCGCTCGATCAACTGCGTGAACTGAACATCCTGATCGATGGTGCGCCGGGCGATGACGGCATCCTGCTGCAGATCTTCACCAATACGGTGATCGGCCCGATCTTCTTCGAGATCATCCAGCGCAAGGGCAACCAGGGCTTTGGCGAGGGCAACTTCAAGGCCCTGTTTGAATCCATCGAGGAAGACCAACTGCGTCGCGGTGTGATCTCCGAGGAGTGA